GCTGGCCATCCCCAACCCGTCCTACGTGCGCAACGTGCGCGCGCTGATGACCGAGTGCGTCTGCCTGGGTTACTGAGCGAGCCGATCGGTCAGTCGCGGGCGGCCACCGGCTCGGGCGGCACGGGGGTGTCCGCCGCGTTCTCGCCCGTGATTCGGCCGGGCCACCAGAAGCGGTCGCCGAGCACGAACGCCAGCGCCGGCACCAGGACGGTGCGGACCAGCAGGGTGTCCAGCAGGACGCCGATGCAGACGATGATGCCGATCTGGGTCAGCGTGATCAGGGGCAGCACCCCGAGCACGGCGAAGACCGCCGCGAGCAGCACGCCGGCGCTGGTGATCACGCCGCCGGTGACCCGCAGCGCGGAGAGCATCCCCTCCCGGGTGCCGGCGCTGCGGGCGTCCTCGCGGGCCCGGGTGACCAGGAAGATGTTGTAGTCCACACCGAGCGCCACCAGGAACACGAAGGCGAGCAGCAGCACACCGCTGTCCAGTGCGGGGAAGCCCAGCACGTGGTCGAAGAGCAGCCACGCCGCGCCGAGGCTGGCGAAGAACGACGCGATCACGGTGAGCACCAGCAGCACCGGCGCGACCAGACCCCGTAGCAGCAGGACGAGCACCGCGCCGACCAGCAGCAGGATGATCGGCAGGATCAGCCGCAGGTCCCGGTCGTTGGCGTCCTCCGAGTCGTAGGTGCCGGCCACCGTGCCGCCGACGATCGCCCCGGACGGCGCGTCGGCGCCGTCGACCGCGGGCGGAGCGGAGTCGGGGACCGCGGCGACCGCGTCGCGCAGCGCCTCGATCGTGCGGTCGGACGCGGTGGTCCCCGGTTCGGGCTCCAGCACCACGTCGACCTGTGCGATGCCCTGGCCCGCGTCCCCGGGGCGGGCCGAGGCGACCCCGGGAACGGCGGCGGCGACGTCGGTGACGGTCCGCACCGCCGCCGGGGTGGTGAGCACGGCGACCGGCTGCGTGGTGCCGGCGGGGAAGGCCCGGGCCAGGGTCTGCGCACCGGTCACCGCCTCGGGTTGGGCCCGGAACCGCTCGGTCTCGGACAGGCCGGTGCGGATCCCGAGCCCGCCCAGCGCGAGGGCGGCGAGCAGGAGCGTGGCCAGCACCGCGACCGGTACCGGACGGCGTTGCACGGCGGCGCCGAGCCGGCCCCAGAGCCGGCCCTCGCGGATCGCGCCGCCGACCCGGGGTACGAACGGCCAGAACAGGCCGCGCCCGAAGAGCACCAGCACGGCGGGGAGCACGAACAGCGCCGAGAGCACGGCGAAGACCACCCCGGTGGCGCAGGCCACGGCCAGCGCCCGGTTGGTTTCCTGCTCGCTGAGCAGCAGGGTGAGGACGCCGAGCACCACTGTCCCGCCGCTGGCCAGGATGGGCTCGGCCGTACGGCGCAGCGCGGCGCGCATCGCCGCGTACCGGTCCTCCTCGCGGCGCAGCTCCTCCCGGTAGCGGGCGATGAGCAGCAGGGCGTAGTCGGTGGCGGCGCCGAAGACCAGCACGCTGGCGATCCCGGTGACCTGGCCCGGCTGGAGGTGGATGCCGACGGCCGGCACGATCGTGTCCACCGCGCGCAGGGTGAGCTGCTCGGTCGCCGCGACGACGACCAGCGGCACGATCCACAGGAACGGGCTGCGGTAGGTGATCAGCAGCAGCACCGCGACCACGGCGGCGGTCACCGCGAGCAGGGTGACGTCAGCGCCCTCGAAGACCGAGGCGAGGTCGGCGGTGAAGGCGGGGGCGCCGGTGACCTCGACGGCGAGCTCGTCGGGCAGGTTGGCCAGCGCGGCGCGGAGCTGGGCGATCGTCTCGGTCACCTCGTCCTGTCCACCGACGGTGCTGAGCGGCACGGCGACCAGCGCGACCGTCCCGTCCGGGGACAGCTGCGGGGGGCTGACCCGCCCGCCCACAGCGAAGCGAACCAGGTCCGCGGAGCGGCCGGCGACGGCGGCCCGGTCGGCCTCGGTCAGCGCGCCGCCGTCACCGCGGCTGACCACCACGATGGCCGGCTGGACCCCGCTGGACGGCAGCTGGTCCTGCAACCGCTGCACCTGAGTCGACTGCCACCGTGCGGACAGGCCGGTGGCGGAGACCGGCGCCGGGTTGTCCGGCCGGGGCAGCCCGAAGACGGCCGCGCCGACGACGATCGCAGCGGCCACGGTGAGCCAGGCGGCCAACCGGCCGCGGGCGACTCTGGTGAAGGCAGACATCAGGGGAACCTCAGGGCCTCTCGATCGGAGAGTATCTTGATAGCCGAGATTATCGGCGGCTGTTCTATGCTGCAACCCGAGGGACCGACGACGGGAAGAAGCGGCGCGAGGTGGTGACTCACGGCATGTACCGGCGGCGCGACACGCGCCGGGAGCAGCTGGTCGCGGAGATCACCAACAACCTGCGGCGGTACGCGGTGGACGCCCAGCAGGTCGGCCACGCCTTCGCCAACCTGCACGGTCTCAACCCGACCGACCTGAACGCACTGCTCGCGGTGATGGACGCCGAGATCCTCGGGGACCCGATCACCCCCGGCCGCCTCGGTGAGCAACTCAACCTCTCCTCCGGCTCGGTCACCGCCCTGATCGACCGGCTGGAGCGAGCCGGCCACATTCGCCGGGACCGGGACACCGTCGACCGGCGCAAGGTGCTGCTGCACTACGCCGACCAGGGAGCCGCCCTGGCCATGGAGTTCTTCCAGCCGCTGGGCGCCCGCACCGACTCGGTGATGGCCGAGTTCGGCGAGGACGAGCTGGAGGTGGTGCACCGGTTCATGGCGCGGATGAGCGAATCGCTGCGCGCGCACCGCGACGCCGTGCGCGCCGCCCGGCCCGAGTCGACCCGCCGCCCGACGGGCTGACCCGTGCCGGACCGGCTCCTCGCCCGTCTCGCCGGTGCCGCGCTGCGGCTTCCCGCGACCCGCC
Above is a window of Micromonospora coriariae DNA encoding:
- a CDS encoding MMPL family transporter; translation: MSAFTRVARGRLAAWLTVAAAIVVGAAVFGLPRPDNPAPVSATGLSARWQSTQVQRLQDQLPSSGVQPAIVVVSRGDGGALTEADRAAVAGRSADLVRFAVGGRVSPPQLSPDGTVALVAVPLSTVGGQDEVTETIAQLRAALANLPDELAVEVTGAPAFTADLASVFEGADVTLLAVTAAVVAVLLLITYRSPFLWIVPLVVVAATEQLTLRAVDTIVPAVGIHLQPGQVTGIASVLVFGAATDYALLLIARYREELRREEDRYAAMRAALRRTAEPILASGGTVVLGVLTLLLSEQETNRALAVACATGVVFAVLSALFVLPAVLVLFGRGLFWPFVPRVGGAIREGRLWGRLGAAVQRRPVPVAVLATLLLAALALGGLGIRTGLSETERFRAQPEAVTGAQTLARAFPAGTTQPVAVLTTPAAVRTVTDVAAAVPGVASARPGDAGQGIAQVDVVLEPEPGTTASDRTIEALRDAVAAVPDSAPPAVDGADAPSGAIVGGTVAGTYDSEDANDRDLRLILPIILLLVGAVLVLLLRGLVAPVLLVLTVIASFFASLGAAWLLFDHVLGFPALDSGVLLLAFVFLVALGVDYNIFLVTRAREDARSAGTREGMLSALRVTGGVITSAGVLLAAVFAVLGVLPLITLTQIGIIVCIGVLLDTLLVRTVLVPALAFVLGDRFWWPGRITGENAADTPVPPEPVAARD
- a CDS encoding MarR family winged helix-turn-helix transcriptional regulator, coding for MYRRRDTRREQLVAEITNNLRRYAVDAQQVGHAFANLHGLNPTDLNALLAVMDAEILGDPITPGRLGEQLNLSSGSVTALIDRLERAGHIRRDRDTVDRRKVLLHYADQGAALAMEFFQPLGARTDSVMAEFGEDELEVVHRFMARMSESLRAHRDAVRAARPESTRRPTG